Proteins encoded by one window of Bdellovibrionales bacterium:
- the tnpB gene encoding IS66 family insertion sequence element accessory protein TnpB yields the protein MIQISPASPIYIHCGAVDFRKGIDGLCGVCKEQMEKDPMSGALFVFSNRSRKSLKILVYDSQGFWIFHKRLSRGSFKWWRTGEGVSGELRASELAVLIWNGNPDLAAPQREWKSTSNFVRSAEDFSDVERQEEDSH from the coding sequence GTGATTCAAATCAGTCCGGCCTCACCGATTTATATCCACTGCGGAGCGGTGGATTTCCGTAAGGGAATCGATGGTCTTTGTGGAGTTTGCAAGGAGCAGATGGAGAAGGACCCCATGAGTGGAGCTCTTTTTGTTTTCTCCAATAGATCGAGGAAATCTCTCAAGATATTGGTTTATGACTCCCAGGGGTTTTGGATATTTCATAAGCGGCTCAGTCGTGGGTCCTTTAAGTGGTGGAGGACGGGAGAGGGAGTCTCGGGTGAGCTGCGGGCCTCAGAGCTGGCAGTTCTTATCTGGAATGGAAATCCCGATTTAGCCGCACCACAAAGAGAATGGAAAAGTACTTCCAATTTTGTGAGATCAGCGGAAGACTTTTCCGATGTTGAAAGGCAAGAAGAAGATTCACATTGA